From Hymenobacter sedentarius, a single genomic window includes:
- the kdsA gene encoding 3-deoxy-8-phosphooctulonate synthase, translating into MLTALANTLPHFRHTNSGQFFLMAGPCVIEGEDMALRIAERIKHITDKLQIPFIFKGSYRKANRSRLDSFTGIGDETALRILQKVGREIGVPTVTDIHESGEAALAAEYVDVLQIPAFLCRQTDLLIAAAQTGKVVNVKKGQFLSGEAMKWAVDKIRQSGNEHVILTERGNSFGYSDLVVDFRNLPAMREFQVPVVMDVTHSLQRPNQSSGVTGGQPALIETIAKAAIAVGADGLFIETHPTPATALSDGANMLPLDQLEALMVKLTRVREAIRDSGEVDPQGLQA; encoded by the coding sequence ATGCTCACCGCCCTCGCCAACACGCTCCCGCATTTTCGCCACACCAATTCCGGCCAGTTTTTCCTCATGGCCGGCCCCTGCGTCATCGAAGGTGAAGACATGGCGCTGCGCATTGCCGAGCGCATCAAGCACATCACCGACAAGCTCCAGATTCCCTTTATTTTCAAAGGCTCCTACCGCAAGGCTAACCGCTCGCGGCTCGATTCCTTCACCGGTATCGGCGACGAAACCGCGCTGCGCATCCTGCAGAAAGTAGGCCGCGAAATCGGCGTGCCCACCGTCACCGACATCCACGAATCGGGCGAGGCGGCGCTGGCGGCGGAGTACGTCGACGTGCTGCAAATTCCCGCTTTCCTGTGCCGGCAAACCGATTTGCTCATTGCCGCGGCCCAAACCGGCAAAGTGGTGAACGTGAAAAAAGGCCAGTTCCTGAGCGGCGAGGCCATGAAATGGGCCGTGGATAAAATCCGGCAGTCCGGCAATGAGCACGTCATCCTCACCGAGCGCGGCAACTCCTTTGGCTATTCCGACCTCGTGGTGGATTTCCGCAACCTGCCCGCCATGCGCGAATTCCAGGTGCCCGTGGTAATGGACGTGACGCACTCGCTGCAGCGCCCCAACCAGAGCAGCGGCGTGACCGGCGGCCAGCCCGCCCTCATCGAAACCATCGCCAAAGCCGCTATTGCCGTGGGCGCCGACGGCCTGTTCATCGAAACCCACCCCACGCCGGCCACCGCGCTATCCGACGGCGCCAACATGCTGCCGCTCGACCAACTCGAAGCCCTGATGGTAAAGCTTACGCGGGTGCGCGAGGCCATTCGGGACTCTGGTGAGGTTGACCCGCAGGGGCTACAGGCCTAA
- a CDS encoding STM3941 family protein, with protein sequence MIEFRLYKSRWKAQRLLLGCAAFVGIGFFLLGQPGTPQVVIWAIIGFFGLCFSIGIFQLLDRRPQIIVNEFGVFDRTTHHEFINWELIRDAYLVEIHRQQFVCLVVDEAFEPSRKKGQFHQGMAKLGKELGFQELNISLGPVDVDAIRFAEFLLAMRGAERPEREVLVRKAIATQ encoded by the coding sequence ATGATTGAGTTTCGGCTTTATAAATCTCGCTGGAAAGCCCAGAGGTTGTTGCTTGGGTGTGCTGCCTTCGTCGGTATTGGCTTCTTCTTGCTGGGACAACCAGGCACACCACAAGTGGTAATCTGGGCAATTATTGGCTTCTTCGGCCTTTGTTTTTCCATCGGCATTTTCCAACTCCTTGACCGCCGTCCCCAGATTATTGTCAACGAGTTCGGGGTGTTTGACCGCACCACGCATCACGAATTCATAAATTGGGAACTCATTCGGGATGCTTACCTCGTCGAGATACACCGCCAGCAATTCGTATGCTTAGTGGTAGATGAGGCATTCGAGCCTTCTCGAAAAAAAGGCCAATTCCACCAAGGCATGGCGAAACTAGGCAAAGAGCTAGGATTTCAGGAGCTGAATATTTCCCTCGGCCCCGTTGACGTCGATGCCATACGCTTCGCTGAATTTCTGCTGGCAATGCGGGGCGCCGAGCGGCCCGAGCGAGAAGTCCTGGTCCGGAAGGCAATTGCCACCCAATAA
- a CDS encoding methyltransferase domain-containing protein, whose protein sequence is METLFPAFDAAYWQGRYATGRDGWDAHRITPPLHAYFDQLDVAQQPRILIPGAGRAYEAEYLHQLGFRHVFVADLAPEPLQALAARVPDFPADHLLLADFFALPNAPLYDMIVEQTFFCALNPALRPAYAQNCAALLRPGGTLMGLLFDTDFGPVQEPPFGGTKEEYRQYFAPYFDFRHFETATNSLAPRQGRELFICLKKK, encoded by the coding sequence ATGGAAACGCTTTTTCCGGCCTTCGATGCCGCCTACTGGCAAGGCCGTTACGCCACCGGACGCGACGGCTGGGATGCCCACCGCATCACGCCCCCACTGCACGCGTACTTCGACCAGCTCGACGTAGCGCAGCAGCCGCGCATCCTCATCCCCGGGGCCGGCCGGGCCTACGAAGCCGAGTACCTGCACCAGCTGGGCTTCCGGCACGTGTTTGTGGCCGACCTGGCGCCCGAGCCCCTGCAAGCGCTAGCGGCCCGCGTGCCCGATTTTCCCGCCGACCACTTGCTGCTGGCCGACTTCTTTGCCCTGCCCAACGCTCCGCTTTACGACATGATTGTGGAGCAAACCTTCTTTTGTGCCTTAAACCCAGCCTTGCGCCCGGCCTATGCCCAGAACTGCGCGGCGCTGCTGCGGCCCGGCGGCACGCTGATGGGGCTGCTTTTCGACACCGATTTTGGCCCGGTGCAGGAGCCCCCGTTTGGCGGCACCAAAGAAGAGTACCGCCAGTACTTTGCGCCGTATTTCGACTTCCGCCATTTCGAAACGGCCACCAACTCGCTTGCGCCCCGGCAGGGGCGGGAGCTGTTTATTTGTTTGAAAAAGAAATAA